The Deltaproteobacteria bacterium genome segment CTCGGCGGCGCCTCCCAGGGGTGGCTCGCCCTCCAGGTCCCGGAGTTCGCCCTCCGACACCGCTGCGTGGTGTTCGACCACCGCGGGGTCGGCGAGTCCCAGGATCCCGGCGGCGCCTTCACGACCGCCGACCTGGCCGACGACGCTGCCGCCCTGCTCGACGCGCTCGGGATCGGGCGCGCCCACGTGCTGGGCGCGTTCATGGGCGGGATGGTCGCGCAGGAGCTCGCGCTGCGGCACCCGGAGCGGGTGGCCCGGCTCGTGCTGGTCGGCACCTGGGCGCGGCCGGACGCCAAGCGCCGCATGCTGATCGCCAAGTGGAAGGCGATGGCGGGCCACGGCCTGCCCCGCGAGGTGATCGCCTGGGAGCGCATGCTGTGGACGCTCTCGGACGAGACGCTCGAACAGCGCGACCTGGTCCAGCCGATGCTCCAGGGCTACCTGCACGGCGGCTTCCCGATGCCGGAGGCCACCTTCGTGCGCCAGTGCGACGCCTGCCTGGGCCACGACACGAGCGCCCGGCTCGGGGCCCTCGCGCAGCCGGCGCTCGTGCTCTG includes the following:
- a CDS encoding alpha/beta fold hydrolase — protein: MPLAPVGSHSLSYEVHGDASGLPLLLIAGLGGASQGWLALQVPEFALRHRCVVFDHRGVGESQDPGGAFTTADLADDAAALLDALGIGRAHVLGAFMGGMVAQELALRHPERVARLVLVGTWARPDAKRRMLIAKWKAMAGHGLPREVIAWERMLWTLSDETLEQRDLVQPMLQGYLHGGFPMPEATFVRQCDACLGHDTSARLGALAQPALVLCGQEDVLTPPKLARELAAALPDAHLVVIPHAGHLVMAEAAKRFDEIVLQFLEDERPEA